CTGTTACTGTGGCCGAAGGCCGACACGGATGGAGCACCCGTGGCATGGTTCCTGCGCCTGCCATTGGACGAACAGGGCAAACTCCTGTTACCCGTCCGCGACCGCTTCCTGCGACAACTGGATGACGCCCTCAAGCCCATCGCCGGTGCCACCGACCAGCAGAATTCAGATCCGGCGGCGCGCCTGCAGCGCGCACTGGACGACAGCGGACTGACGTATACGCCGCCGGACGAGCGTCGCGCAGTATTCCACGCAAAAGCGGCCCAGCGCCTCAAACACCCGCCCAGCAGCCACTGGCCCGCGGCGCAAAAATTCGCAGAACAACCCGACCACACCGCCTGGCAACACCTGGCATTACAGGGCATCGCCGACCTGGCAGTGCGCTGGCAGGAGGTAAAACCCACCCTGGTGAAACACACCGGTGAATACCCCGCACCGTTTCTCATCAGCCTGTGCCAGTGCCTGGAAGGCGAGCCGGTTGACGGCACGCTCACCAGAGCGCTGATCCGGCGTGCTGATACCGTACTAACAAATATTGATGCCGCACCGGGCGACCGGGAGTCACTGGCGCCTGCAGACCTTGCCCTGTTGACGGCGATCGTCCGGGGCATCTCTCACAGTACCGAGGCCCACCTGCGGCAGGACTTTCTGCTGAAGCTGCTGGAGTCTCCCGCGGCCGCCAACGGCGAGGTGCTGGCTGCAATCGGCAGCCGCTGTTGCGACGACCTGCTGATTCCCGAACTGGCTGAACTGTGGTTACAGAACCTCAGTGAAAGTCAGCCTCAACAAACTTTCAACCTGCTGCTGACAGATCTCCTGTTCCTGCCACAGCTGCGCAATGTACTCCTGGAAACCCTGCGTAACCCGGAACGATCAGAGGCCATCGCCCGGGCATTTGGCGAGTTTTTACAACCCAGCGGGCAGTAATCTGGATATCATTTGCCTGCCCTTTTATTCCGTTCCGGCAGGTACCCTGCCCTGCCGGAGACTCCCCCATCGCCGATGAGCAAAAATTAGCCGCACAATTCAACCCGGATTTTGCCCTCGGTTGAAAAATTTTACGCCCCGTACTGTTTGCGCATCACACGAAACGTCGCTTGACCCGCCAGAAATTTATTCCCCGGCAAGAAAAAAAATTTTTTCTCACTTTACTGAAGTAACAGCCCGCCCAATACAAACTCAAAAAAATCCTGAAATGGCGCCAGACGCTACGTATACAGACTTTTTCCTGTGACAAAGTGGCGGCTGTTTTATCCCCAATTGCCCCTTGGCGGCTATTTTAACCGCGCGCCTATTACACTCCATTGGGCGGTATGTTTGTAGAAAAGATTTTTACAAAGCACACCAAACAGGTGACGTTTTATTGTCTATGCTATTGACTGACATCAACGGAAAGGAGTTAGGGGATGAATTTCACTCCAGCAAAGTACTTAACCGGAATTATTTGTGCACTGGTCCTCGCAGGTTGCTGTGCGCCGGCTCCGATGCCGGCCGCCTGCCCTCCGGGCTCAGAGCAGATTCCGACTTCCATGGCCTGTCCTGCGGACGCGGATTGCTGGATGGCATCCGATAACGTGCGCTGCATGAAGGTGGTTAAATAACCACATTCATAACAGGACATGCGAGATGCCGCTCTTTCTGAGCGGCATTTCGTTCTGGCCACCCCGGTTCGACCAACCTCGCACAACAAACCGCTGAAACTTGCCCAACGGTAACTCGCAGTAATTTCTCGCTTTTTACGTATTACACGTTTTCTCCGTTTCTACTCTTTCCTCCCTCTGCCTGCCGACAGGTATCACATCCGAATCCGTTACAATTGAAACTGCATACCCGATGCCGTATTCATATCTTCACACTGTCATAACACCATGCCCGGTCAACGACCGCCACTTCCTGTTGACGGATAAACTTCCTGTAGAAAACACCGGCATCCCGTGATCGAGCCACATGATCTGCTGGCCGTATGCGTCATTTGTGGTTAATATTTGCGCCTGTAAATTTACTACAAGAACGGCTATACATACTCATGGACGCACTCCCACTCACAGCAGCTATTGCCAAACTCCAACAGCACCAGAAGCAACACCACTGGTCGCTGCGTGAACTGTTCGCAGAATCTCCCGAACGCGCGCAACAATTCAGCGCATCGGCGGCGGGCCTCTATCTGGATTACAGCAAGAACCTGCTGCGGGAAGACACCCTGGCACTGCTGCTCGAATATGCGGAAACTGCGAATCTGAAGCAGTCCATCAACGATCTGCTTTCCGGCACCAACATCAATAACACCGAGCATCGCCCTGCCCTGCACACCGCTCTGCGTTTCCAGGGAGAACCCACGACAGAGCACGAACAGGCGGTGGCCGAGTGCCGCGCGCAGATGAAAGCGTTTGTAGAGCGCGTGCTCAGCGGCGAATGGACCGGTTTCAGCGGCAAGGCCATCCGCCATGTGGTCAATATCGGTATCGGCGGATCCGACCTGGGCCCGCGTATGGTGTGTGAAGCCCTGCGCCCCTGGCACCAGGAAGCGCTGGATGTACACTTCGTGGCCAACATCGACGGCGCTGACCTGAGCGATACCATCGCTGCACTGCCCGCTGACGAGACCCTGTTCATCGTCGCTTCCAAGTCCTTCTCCACGCTGGAAACCCGTCAGAACGCGCTCTCGGCCCGTCAATGGGTGATGGATGCAGGCTGCAAAGAGTCGGAGTTGGAAAAGCATTTTGTCGCCGTGAGCAGCAACATCACTGCCGCACTGGATTTCGGAATCGCCGCGCAGAATATTTTCCCGATGTGGGACTGGGTGGGCGGTCGCTATTCCCTGTGGTCCGCCATTGGCCTGCCCATTGCCCTGGCCTGCGGATTCGAGGCGTACAGCGAGCTGCTTGCCGGTGCCAACGCCATGGATACGCACTTTGCAGAAGCGCCGTTTGAGCAGAACCTGCCGGTACTGATGGCGCTGATCCACTTCTGGTATCGCCAGACCTGGGGCGCCGGCAGCCTTGCGGTTCTTCCTTACGCACAGCGCCTGGCCAAGTTCCCGGCGTGGCTGCAACAGCTGGATATGGAGAGCCTGGGCAAGCGCGTTACCCGCGATGCGCAACCGCTTACCTACCCAAGCGGTAGTGTGATCTGGGGTGCCGAGGGCAGCAACGGCCAGCACTCGTTCCACCAGTTGCTGCACCAGGGCACGGATATGATTCCCGCCGACTTTGTGGCGATCAAGGAACCCACTTCCGAGCTGAAAGAGCAGCACCGGTGGCTGCTGGCCTGCTGCCTGAGCCAGAGTCAGGCGCTGCTCCAGGGCAAGTCCCTTGCGGAGGCGCGCCAGGAGCTGGAGGCTTCCGGGCACACCCATAAAGAAGTACACCACCTGGCGCCGCACAAGGTGATTCCGGGTAACCGCCCGAGCAATACCCTGATCGCCGAGAAGCTGGATCCGTTCCACCTGGGCAGTCTGCTGGCGCTGTACGAGCACAAGGTATTTACCTTCGGCACGCTGCTGGATATCAATCCGTTTGATCAGTGGGGTGTGGAACTGGGTAAAGTGCTGGGCAATGCTGTGCACGATGCCATCGAGGGAGATATTCCTGCGGACTGGGATGGGTCTACGGCCAATCTGCTGAAGATGCTATTGAAGTAACTTTTTTGCTCAGTGGCCGCCGCTCAGGTAGCTGGGTGGCGGCAAAAACTATCTACGAAGCACCAGGGCTTTTCTTAACCTGCTGCTCCAACAGAGGGTTGATCAGATCCATCGGCAGCGGGAACACTATCGTGGAATTCTGCTCGCCGGCAATATCGATCAACGTCTGCATATACCGCAGGGTAATCGCATTGGAGTTCTTCGACAGCTCCCTAGCCGCCTCGGTGAGTTTCACCGCCGCCTGCGCTTCACCATCGGCGTGGATCACCTTCGCCCGCCGCGAACGCTCCGCCTCTGCCTGCTTGGCAATGGCCCGGATCATACTCTCGTCGAGATCGATATGTTTGATCTCTACATTGGTCACCTTCACGCCCCAGGCATCCGTCTGTTCATCCAGAATCTTCTGGATATCCACATTCAACTTATCCCGCTCGGAAAGCATCTCATCCAACTCATGCTTACCCAGCACCGACCGCAACGTCGTCTGTGAAAGCTGGCTCACCGCCTCATCATAATGCTCCACATTGATAATCGCCGACTGCGGATCGATCACCCGGTAGTAAACCACCGCATTCACCTTCACCGAAACGTTATCGCGACTGATCACATCCTGCGTCGGCACATCCATCACCACCGTGCGAAGATCCACCCGCTCCATGGTCTGGATCACCGGAATAATAATGATTAGACCCGGCCCCTTCACCGACTGAAAACGTCCCAGAAAAAATACCACCGCGCGCTCGTATTCCCGCAGCACCCGGATCGCGTACATCACCAGCAGAACAACTGCCAGCCCCAGCAGGGTGAAAAAATAGCTGACCATAAACATGCTCCCTGAAATTCAATTTTTATTCCGGCTGCACGGGTTTCACTTCCAACCGCAACCCCTGCTCCGCCGTTACCTGTACCATCTGCCCCATGCTCAAATCACTACCGCTGTGAGCCATCCAGATTTCACCATCGATTTTCACCAACAGTGTTGGTGTCACCTCCGCTACCACGCCAGTGCGCCCGACCATGGCTTTATTGCTCGCCACCTTCGGTTTGCGCAGACTGCGTCCCACGGCGTAGAGCAGCCCCATCAACGCGAGACCACTGATGCCGGCAATCGCACCAATCAAACCTTTTGAGACCTGCATACCCGGTACATCGCTATCGATCAGCATCACCGAACCAATAATCAATGCGATCACCCCGCCAATCCCCAGCGCGCCAAAGCTGGGGACAAAAAATTCCGCCGCAATCAGCAACGCCCCCACTACGATCAATGCCAGGCCGGCGTAATTGATGGGCAAAACCTGTAGCGCATAGAGTGCCAACAGGAGACTGATCACCCCCACGATCCCCGGCACCATGGCGCCGGGGCTGTAACCTTCAAAAATAAGCCCGTAGATACCGATCAACAGCAGGATATAAGCCACTTGCGGATTGGTAATGATTGCCAGCAGCTCGTTGCGCCAGTCCGGGCTGTATTCCACCACCGGTAACCTGGTGGTTGCCGGGTCGATCTTGCGTGTGCCGGATGCCATTGCTACTTCCCTGTCGCCCACCTGCTGCAGCAGGTCAGTCCGGTTCTCGGCGACAATATCGATCACATTCTCTTGCTGCGCCTCGGTTGCGGTCAGTGTGGCTGCCTCGCGCACCGCTTTCTCCGCCCAATCCGCATTGCGTCCACGGCGGTTGGCCAGGCCGCGGATATAGGCGACCGAGTCGTTGATGACCTTGCGCTCCATGGTGGATTTGGGCGGCGGGGTGGATTCAGTGCCATCGGCACCCTCACTCTCCCCCTGCTTTCCGTCTTCGCCCGTATCACCTTCCATTTTTTCTGGCTTGGGTTTGCGCTGTTCGGGCCTTTCACCGGGTGCATCTCCCTGAGGATCCTGCCCGGGCATGCCCCCCATCTGCACCGGTGTGGCGGCGCCGAGGGTGGTGGATGGTGTCATCGCGGCAATATGACTTGCGTAGAGAATATAAGTACCGGCACTGGCGGCACGAGCACCGGCGGGCGTGACGTAAGTAATGTAGGGGATATCAGAGGCGAGAATGTGCTGGATGATGTCTCGTGTCGCCGCATCGAGGCCGCCCGGCGTATCGAGGCGCACAATGATGAGTTGAGCGCCTTTCTCTCTCGCCTCGTCGCTGGTACGCACCAGGTAATCGGTAGTGGCCGGCCCGATGGCACCGGATATGGAAAGCTCCGCAATATGTGGCTCATCGGTATCGAGGTCGGACTCCTGCGCCGCCAGCGACAGCGACAGCGACAGTGAAAGAGACTGCGCTACCAGCAGCAGCAACCAGAAGGCAACGCCTTTCGACAACCGCTTGATCATAGGATTATTCCGGGGGCGGAAGCGGGAGAATGGAAATATGAGCGTAACAGACTGGCCAGGAGATGGAGGGAATCAGGCGCCCACTGTCGTCCCTGCGTCGACCGAATTCGCGCTTTATACCGACAAATTCTACTTATACGGAACTCCCTCAGTTGCGGGACATCCAATCCATTGGATGGAATACCGCTACGAGTCACTTAATCAATTCCGCAATCAGCACCGAAAATATCATCGCAGCAGACGGATCGCAGTAACCAATCGTGTCATATCCCGCCACATATTTTGTACCCCCCCAATACCACCGGGGGCAGAGTCGGCGAACGGTTGTCGCGTTGGGGGTTGCGCTGTGCCTGCACGGTGTCGCGCTGTTTGTCCCGGTTCAATTCTATTCAGCAACACCATCAAGGCCGGATCCACTGCGGATAAAGCTCTCGTTCGAATCACACGACCGCAATATGCCCGGCTCACTGGAGCGACCTACCCCCGAGGCCGAAGAGCCTGCAAAGCAGTCGCGTCCGGCTACATCGAATCCAGTATCGCCCGATCCAGGGGCGACAGGCCCCGAAACGCCACCAGCCCCGCTTCCCAAGCAGGCCATTCCAGAATCCAAACCGACCTCCCGGAAACAACAACCTGCGCTCCGGCCAGAGCCCGCGGGTGTACCCGAAAAGAAATCGCAGAACCTGACAGAGCCTCCCGGGAATTCAGCCAGCCACTCGGACGGCGCCAAATCCCGCTCGACGGTTTTCGACCCCAGGCTGTCACAGCAACTTCAGAAAGCGCGCAATAGGGTGCAAAAGTTTGAAACCCGCGATACTAACCAGGCAACTGAAAACGGCGTGTTCATTCAGCGAGGCAATAAATGCTGGGAGTTTAAGAAACTGTTACCGGCAGGCAATGAAACCAACGTGACGCAACGATTCAATATCAACTGCAGCGAGCGCCGCAGAACACAGGAAGATATCGACCGGCTTGCAGAAAAGTACGGCATTCCCTGAAACCGGCCCATTATCTATCGTGAAATCAGCTCGCCAGGTAGCGTCGGGCGAATTTTGGATCCATCTTTTTCAGGTCCACCACCACTAGGCCGTCCACGGAATCGCAGAAATCCGGATCGATATTGAACGCGTGAAAGCTGGTTCCGCCCGGGACTGTGACCGCGGTGTACTTCTTGAAAAGCGGTGGCAACACTACCCCCTCTTCTTTCAATATCGCTTTCAACTGCAGCATGTCCTCATAAGCGTCGCCGTTGAGTGACGGCAGATCACTCCGCTCTTCGACAAACGGGAGGCGCGCATTACCCATGGGAGTCTGGGTAGAGAAGTGATGCAGGAAATAGCGCACAATGGCGGATTTGGCGCGGCGAGAGAAATTACCGGGCATGGATACCGGGCCAAACAGGTAGCGGCAATTGTTGCGCTGAATCCACTGGCCGATACCACACCACAGCAGATCCAGGCCCCGGCTACGCCAGTATTCCGGCAACAGAAAACTGCGGCCCAGCTCCGCGGAGTGCGGCAGACACTCTTCCGGTGAACCGGAATAGTTGAACAGGGTGGCGCTGTAGATTTTGTCTGCAGCGAGCCCGTTAGTGCTCACCAGACGATAAGCGCCTGCCACCTGCTGCCGCGCACGATCCCACAGTAACAGGTGATCGTAGTAGGCATCGAAGGCATCCCAGTCGCGGCTATTGCCGGTCCCTTCTCCTACGGCGCGAAAGGCGATCTCACGCAATCGTGACAGTTCGCGCATCACCGGGCAATCCGCCTGCTGTCGGTAGAGTTTCACTTCAAATCCCCCCTGCGCGACGAGGGTTTCACAGCCAGCCAACACGGCCGCAACGTCGGCGACCGGTTCTGCCCCCGCGATCGGCTCCGGCGCCAGGCCACTGGGCCCCTTGTGCAGGCGGTAAACCTGCTTTTTCCACAGCTTGGCCTGGGCGCGGGGCGCCATGGGCCAACTGCGGAAGTGTTCCGGTGAAACCGGTGTGCCGATACGGATATCAATGCCGCGAT
The Microbulbifer celer DNA segment above includes these coding regions:
- a CDS encoding lysophospholipid acyltransferase family protein; protein product: MIQLENLLQSNSWYSAAPKSPTRRLVSATMKKICCEQQLQQFGRDFPHLGGLDFIRQVFRSFDFHYDINPAELERIPESGPLVIVSNHPLGSLDGLALIDLVARVRKDVKAVASQLLWNIEPLRGYLLPVDNFNGRTRREDVEGIYAHLNKGAAIIVFPAGEVSRLTPQGVRDGRWNPGFIRFADKASAPILPIQVRGRNSLWWYGLSMVNKPLSTLWLVREMFKQVHRGIDIRIGTPVSPEHFRSWPMAPRAQAKLWKKQVYRLHKGPSGLAPEPIAGAEPVADVAAVLAGCETLVAQGGFEVKLYRQQADCPVMRELSRLREIAFRAVGEGTGNSRDWDAFDAYYDHLLLWDRARQQVAGAYRLVSTNGLAADKIYSATLFNYSGSPEECLPHSAELGRSFLLPEYWRSRGLDLLWCGIGQWIQRNNCRYLFGPVSMPGNFSRRAKSAIVRYFLHHFSTQTPMGNARLPFVEERSDLPSLNGDAYEDMLQLKAILKEEGVVLPPLFKKYTAVTVPGGTSFHAFNIDPDFCDSVDGLVVVDLKKMDPKFARRYLAS
- a CDS encoding NfeD family protein; amino-acid sequence: MIKRLSKGVAFWLLLLVAQSLSLSLSLSLAAQESDLDTDEPHIAELSISGAIGPATTDYLVRTSDEAREKGAQLIIVRLDTPGGLDAATRDIIQHILASDIPYITYVTPAGARAASAGTYILYASHIAAMTPSTTLGAATPVQMGGMPGQDPQGDAPGERPEQRKPKPEKMEGDTGEDGKQGESEGADGTESTPPPKSTMERKVINDSVAYIRGLANRRGRNADWAEKAVREAATLTATEAQQENVIDIVAENRTDLLQQVGDREVAMASGTRKIDPATTRLPVVEYSPDWRNELLAIITNPQVAYILLLIGIYGLIFEGYSPGAMVPGIVGVISLLLALYALQVLPINYAGLALIVVGALLIAAEFFVPSFGALGIGGVIALIIGSVMLIDSDVPGMQVSKGLIGAIAGISGLALMGLLYAVGRSLRKPKVASNKAMVGRTGVVAEVTPTLLVKIDGEIWMAHSGSDLSMGQMVQVTAEQGLRLEVKPVQPE
- a CDS encoding slipin family protein; this encodes MVSYFFTLLGLAVVLLVMYAIRVLREYERAVVFFLGRFQSVKGPGLIIIIPVIQTMERVDLRTVVMDVPTQDVISRDNVSVKVNAVVYYRVIDPQSAIINVEHYDEAVSQLSQTTLRSVLGKHELDEMLSERDKLNVDIQKILDEQTDAWGVKVTNVEIKHIDLDESMIRAIAKQAEAERSRRAKVIHADGEAQAAVKLTEAARELSKNSNAITLRYMQTLIDIAGEQNSTIVFPLPMDLINPLLEQQVKKSPGAS
- the pgi gene encoding glucose-6-phosphate isomerase, yielding MDALPLTAAIAKLQQHQKQHHWSLRELFAESPERAQQFSASAAGLYLDYSKNLLREDTLALLLEYAETANLKQSINDLLSGTNINNTEHRPALHTALRFQGEPTTEHEQAVAECRAQMKAFVERVLSGEWTGFSGKAIRHVVNIGIGGSDLGPRMVCEALRPWHQEALDVHFVANIDGADLSDTIAALPADETLFIVASKSFSTLETRQNALSARQWVMDAGCKESELEKHFVAVSSNITAALDFGIAAQNIFPMWDWVGGRYSLWSAIGLPIALACGFEAYSELLAGANAMDTHFAEAPFEQNLPVLMALIHFWYRQTWGAGSLAVLPYAQRLAKFPAWLQQLDMESLGKRVTRDAQPLTYPSGSVIWGAEGSNGQHSFHQLLHQGTDMIPADFVAIKEPTSELKEQHRWLLACCLSQSQALLQGKSLAEARQELEASGHTHKEVHHLAPHKVIPGNRPSNTLIAEKLDPFHLGSLLALYEHKVFTFGTLLDINPFDQWGVELGKVLGNAVHDAIEGDIPADWDGSTANLLKMLLK
- a CDS encoding DUF3549 family protein, coding for MSKQSNDTPSNPAPTTLSGLIAAANFRLRWFDLGRRVREIHTETAEQFEAGETPWPHPYLRHAWCGLLLWPKADTDGAPVAWFLRLPLDEQGKLLLPVRDRFLRQLDDALKPIAGATDQQNSDPAARLQRALDDSGLTYTPPDERRAVFHAKAAQRLKHPPSSHWPAAQKFAEQPDHTAWQHLALQGIADLAVRWQEVKPTLVKHTGEYPAPFLISLCQCLEGEPVDGTLTRALIRRADTVLTNIDAAPGDRESLAPADLALLTAIVRGISHSTEAHLRQDFLLKLLESPAAANGEVLAAIGSRCCDDLLIPELAELWLQNLSESQPQQTFNLLLTDLLFLPQLRNVLLETLRNPERSEAIARAFGEFLQPSGQ